One region of Chlamydiales bacterium genomic DNA includes:
- a CDS encoding sulfite exporter TauE/SafE family protein yields MDIFLVFLTFIVTLLAGILSGLSGGGGGFITMPYYIFIGLLPAEALATNKLSGVGNSFGALSAFKGKGFINKKLAIPFMSITLICALASAWLIPQIDASFFQKIIGIILILLIPSLFISKASFQPGERSRLWFITGFIAYTFFTFMQTLFGTGLGIILVIILMLLFGLSTLEANATKRIAQSVQSVILFVLLSLQGLVVWSHGISGLIGASIGTHIGSHIAIKKGDQFAKIMLSLFMAISGLVLLLT; encoded by the coding sequence ATGGACATTTTTTTAGTTTTTCTTACATTTATTGTTACATTACTAGCAGGTATTTTAAGTGGGCTTAGTGGTGGTGGAGGTGGTTTTATTACCATGCCCTATTATATTTTTATTGGACTTTTGCCAGCAGAAGCTCTTGCTACTAATAAATTAAGTGGGGTCGGTAATTCTTTTGGGGCTCTTAGTGCATTTAAGGGAAAGGGGTTTATTAATAAAAAGCTTGCTATACCCTTCATGAGTATTACACTTATTTGCGCTTTGGCCTCAGCATGGCTTATTCCTCAAATCGATGCTTCGTTTTTTCAAAAGATAATTGGTATTATTTTAATCTTGTTAATCCCTTCTTTATTTATCAGTAAAGCATCTTTTCAACCAGGAGAGCGTTCTCGGCTCTGGTTTATTACAGGTTTTATTGCTTATACATTTTTTACTTTTATGCAAACGCTTTTTGGAACAGGACTTGGCATTATTCTTGTGATTATTCTCATGCTTCTTTTTGGCCTTTCTACCCTTGAAGCGAATGCTACGAAGCGCATTGCTCAGTCTGTACAATCAGTGATTTTGTTTGTTCTTTTAAGTCTCCAGGGCTTGGTTGTATGGTCTCATGGTATTTCAGGGCTTATTGGTGCGAGTATCGGCACGCATATTGGATCTCACATAGCCATTAAAAAGGGAGATCAATTTGCAAAAATTATGTTATCCCTATTTATGGCTATATCAGGGCTTGTTTTATTGTTAACCTAA